One window of the Falco biarmicus isolate bFalBia1 chromosome 2, bFalBia1.pri, whole genome shotgun sequence genome contains the following:
- the GDPD4 gene encoding glycerophosphodiester phosphodiesterase domain-containing protein 4 isoform X2 encodes MEASSTSLKRLKFGKLRVVRRRLLQRYEHQPFISCLAGFYSCRWKRYQRRRTEPGKCCCKTRECVFFPLLVGAFCFSLVFLYMWGEAKNDYNNFDWYNYGNLGFWFLWSLVLLIVAVILFTYITLLLVLAMCLLAEGQQLYLHWSHKIGTFLVLGFSITALFILSVLWGDQWKTVRLSFQITAPYLHIGAITIMVLLSWPVALHAIRADKKVVQVIIVGPYLAMLLFLFLIPLGMYSPCIREMGTLGPKPALIGHRGAPMLAPENTEMSFQKTIEHGGDGLETDVTISYDGVPFLMHDSTLRRTTNIKEVYPNDTAQNAALFSWDTLEELNAGTWFLKDKPFSCMSSLSRADQNQAMNQSIYKLSNFLRLADSQNKLVIFDLYRPPEKHPYRNSWINRTLEVILNESGIRPHLVLWLQNDMRSFVQSVAPGFQQTVGSKAPVEDLLMDNIVKLNLAYTEMSSEDIRKYAEANITTNLYVVNEPWLFSLAWCSGAHSVTTNAVHMLKNLSQPLFLMVARAEFLLLCS; translated from the exons ATGGAGGCTAGTTCCACCAGCCTCAAGAGGCTCAAGTTTGGGAAGCTGAGGGTGGTACGTCGGCGCTTACTACAGAGGTATGAGCATCAGCCCTtcatctcctgcctggctggtTTCTACAGCTGCCGGTGGAAGCGGTACCAGCGCAGAAGGACCGAGCCTGGGAAATGCTGCTGCAAGACG cGGGAATGCGTGTTTTTCCCATTGCTTGTTggagctttctgcttttctctggtcTTTCTGTACATGTGGGGTGAAGCAAAAAATGACTACAATAACTTTGACTG gTATAACTATGGGAACCTGGGCTTCTGGTTCCTCTGGTCTCTTGTTCTCCTGATCGTGGCTGTAATCTTGTTCACGTACATCACGCTGTTATTG GTCCTAGCGATGTGTTTGCTTGCAGAAGGCCAGCAGCTGTACCTACACTGGAGTCACAAG ATTGGGACTTTTCTTGTCCTGGGCTTCTCTATCACAGCCCTCTTTATATTATCAGTACTCTGGGGAGATCAATGGAAAACTGTGCGCCTGTCGTTCCAG ATCACAGCTCCCTATCTCCACATAGGGGCAATAACTATCATGGTCCTCCTGTCCTGGCCGGTGGCTCTTCATGCCATCAGAGCAGATAAGAAAG TTGTTCAGGTGATAATTGTTGGTCCATACCTGGCTatgcttctctttcttttcttgatacCTCTGGGGATGTACTCTCCTTGCATCAGAGAGATGGGGACACTTGGACCAAAGCCAGCCCTCATTGGACACCGTGGAGCACCAATG ttggcACCAGAAAACACTGAGATGTCCTTTCAGAAGACAATTGAACATGGTGGGGATGGTCTTGAAACAGACGTCACCATTAG CTATGATGGAGTTCCTTTCCTCATGCATGACAGCACCTTGAGGAGGACAACTAACATCAAGGAGGTCTACCCCAATGACACTGCTCAAAATGCCGCGCTGTTCTCCTGGGATACCCTGGAGGAGTTAAATGCTGGAACATGGTTTCTTAAG GACAAACCATTTTCATGCATGAGCTCACTGTCAAGGGCAGATCAAAACCAGGCAATGAATCAGTCAATTTACAAGCTAAGTAATTTCTTGCGCCTCGCAGACAGTCAGAATAAACTTGTGATATTTGATCTCTACCGTCCTCCAGAGAAACATCCTTACAGGAATTCATGGATCAACAGAACCCTGGAAGTCATCCTCAATGAGTCAGGGATTAGACCCCATCTG GTCCTATGGCTGCAGAATGACATGAGGTCCTTTGTTCAATCTGTCGCTCCTGGCTTTCAGCAGACAGTGGGCAGTAAGGCCCCGGTTGAAGACCTATTGATGGACAATATTGTCAAACTCAATCTGGCCTACACAGAAATGTCCAGTGAAGATATCCG gaaatatgCTGAGGCAAACATCACCACCAACCTCTATGTGGTCAACGAGCCATGGCTTTTCTCCCTGGCGTGGTGTTCTGGGGCACACTCTGTGACCACCAATGCTGTCCACATGCTGAAGAATCTCAGCCAGCCACTCTTCCTCATG
- the GDPD4 gene encoding glycerophosphodiester phosphodiesterase domain-containing protein 4 isoform X1 produces MEASSTSLKRLKFGKLRVVRRRLLQRYEHQPFISCLAGFYSCRWKRYQRRRTEPGKCCCKTRECVFFPLLVGAFCFSLVFLYMWGEAKNDYNNFDWYNYGNLGFWFLWSLVLLIVAVILFTYITLLLVLAMCLLAEGQQLYLHWSHKIGTFLVLGFSITALFILSVLWGDQWKTVRLSFQITAPYLHIGAITIMVLLSWPVALHAIRADKKVVQVIIVGPYLAMLLFLFLIPLGMYSPCIREMGTLGPKPALIGHRGAPMLAPENTEMSFQKTIEHGGDGLETDVTISYDGVPFLMHDSTLRRTTNIKEVYPNDTAQNAALFSWDTLEELNAGTWFLKDKPFSCMSSLSRADQNQAMNQSIYKLSNFLRLADSQNKLVIFDLYRPPEKHPYRNSWINRTLEVILNESGIRPHLVLWLQNDMRSFVQSVAPGFQQTVGSKAPVEDLLMDNIVKLNLAYTEMSSEDIRKYAEANITTNLYVVNEPWLFSLAWCSGAHSVTTNAVHMLKNLSQPLFLMTPQQYNIMWILTDLTSVLLISLIFALHWWRERSFSCCAPDGGPMLESGTYNKFRTELSDMPAIMA; encoded by the exons ATGGAGGCTAGTTCCACCAGCCTCAAGAGGCTCAAGTTTGGGAAGCTGAGGGTGGTACGTCGGCGCTTACTACAGAGGTATGAGCATCAGCCCTtcatctcctgcctggctggtTTCTACAGCTGCCGGTGGAAGCGGTACCAGCGCAGAAGGACCGAGCCTGGGAAATGCTGCTGCAAGACG cGGGAATGCGTGTTTTTCCCATTGCTTGTTggagctttctgcttttctctggtcTTTCTGTACATGTGGGGTGAAGCAAAAAATGACTACAATAACTTTGACTG gTATAACTATGGGAACCTGGGCTTCTGGTTCCTCTGGTCTCTTGTTCTCCTGATCGTGGCTGTAATCTTGTTCACGTACATCACGCTGTTATTG GTCCTAGCGATGTGTTTGCTTGCAGAAGGCCAGCAGCTGTACCTACACTGGAGTCACAAG ATTGGGACTTTTCTTGTCCTGGGCTTCTCTATCACAGCCCTCTTTATATTATCAGTACTCTGGGGAGATCAATGGAAAACTGTGCGCCTGTCGTTCCAG ATCACAGCTCCCTATCTCCACATAGGGGCAATAACTATCATGGTCCTCCTGTCCTGGCCGGTGGCTCTTCATGCCATCAGAGCAGATAAGAAAG TTGTTCAGGTGATAATTGTTGGTCCATACCTGGCTatgcttctctttcttttcttgatacCTCTGGGGATGTACTCTCCTTGCATCAGAGAGATGGGGACACTTGGACCAAAGCCAGCCCTCATTGGACACCGTGGAGCACCAATG ttggcACCAGAAAACACTGAGATGTCCTTTCAGAAGACAATTGAACATGGTGGGGATGGTCTTGAAACAGACGTCACCATTAG CTATGATGGAGTTCCTTTCCTCATGCATGACAGCACCTTGAGGAGGACAACTAACATCAAGGAGGTCTACCCCAATGACACTGCTCAAAATGCCGCGCTGTTCTCCTGGGATACCCTGGAGGAGTTAAATGCTGGAACATGGTTTCTTAAG GACAAACCATTTTCATGCATGAGCTCACTGTCAAGGGCAGATCAAAACCAGGCAATGAATCAGTCAATTTACAAGCTAAGTAATTTCTTGCGCCTCGCAGACAGTCAGAATAAACTTGTGATATTTGATCTCTACCGTCCTCCAGAGAAACATCCTTACAGGAATTCATGGATCAACAGAACCCTGGAAGTCATCCTCAATGAGTCAGGGATTAGACCCCATCTG GTCCTATGGCTGCAGAATGACATGAGGTCCTTTGTTCAATCTGTCGCTCCTGGCTTTCAGCAGACAGTGGGCAGTAAGGCCCCGGTTGAAGACCTATTGATGGACAATATTGTCAAACTCAATCTGGCCTACACAGAAATGTCCAGTGAAGATATCCG gaaatatgCTGAGGCAAACATCACCACCAACCTCTATGTGGTCAACGAGCCATGGCTTTTCTCCCTGGCGTGGTGTTCTGGGGCACACTCTGTGACCACCAATGCTGTCCACATGCTGAAGAATCTCAGCCAGCCACTCTTCCTCATG ACTCCGCAGCAGTACAACATCATGTGGATCCTGACAGATCTGACCTCTGTGCTCCTCATCTCACTTATCTTTGCTCTGCACTG
- the GDPD4 gene encoding glycerophosphodiester phosphodiesterase domain-containing protein 4 isoform X3 encodes MSISPSSPAWLVSTAAGGSGTSAEGPSLGNAAARRYNYGNLGFWFLWSLVLLIVAVILFTYITLLLVLAMCLLAEGQQLYLHWSHKIGTFLVLGFSITALFILSVLWGDQWKTVRLSFQITAPYLHIGAITIMVLLSWPVALHAIRADKKVVQVIIVGPYLAMLLFLFLIPLGMYSPCIREMGTLGPKPALIGHRGAPMLAPENTEMSFQKTIEHGGDGLETDVTISYDGVPFLMHDSTLRRTTNIKEVYPNDTAQNAALFSWDTLEELNAGTWFLKDKPFSCMSSLSRADQNQAMNQSIYKLSNFLRLADSQNKLVIFDLYRPPEKHPYRNSWINRTLEVILNESGIRPHLVLWLQNDMRSFVQSVAPGFQQTVGSKAPVEDLLMDNIVKLNLAYTEMSSEDIRKYAEANITTNLYVVNEPWLFSLAWCSGAHSVTTNAVHMLKNLSQPLFLMTPQQYNIMWILTDLTSVLLISLIFALHWWRERSFSCCAPDGGPMLESGTYNKFRTELSDMPAIMA; translated from the exons ATGAGCATCAGCCCTtcatctcctgcctggctggtTTCTACAGCTGCCGGTGGAAGCGGTACCAGCGCAGAAGGACCGAGCCTGGGAAATGCTGCTGCAAGACG gTATAACTATGGGAACCTGGGCTTCTGGTTCCTCTGGTCTCTTGTTCTCCTGATCGTGGCTGTAATCTTGTTCACGTACATCACGCTGTTATTG GTCCTAGCGATGTGTTTGCTTGCAGAAGGCCAGCAGCTGTACCTACACTGGAGTCACAAG ATTGGGACTTTTCTTGTCCTGGGCTTCTCTATCACAGCCCTCTTTATATTATCAGTACTCTGGGGAGATCAATGGAAAACTGTGCGCCTGTCGTTCCAG ATCACAGCTCCCTATCTCCACATAGGGGCAATAACTATCATGGTCCTCCTGTCCTGGCCGGTGGCTCTTCATGCCATCAGAGCAGATAAGAAAG TTGTTCAGGTGATAATTGTTGGTCCATACCTGGCTatgcttctctttcttttcttgatacCTCTGGGGATGTACTCTCCTTGCATCAGAGAGATGGGGACACTTGGACCAAAGCCAGCCCTCATTGGACACCGTGGAGCACCAATG ttggcACCAGAAAACACTGAGATGTCCTTTCAGAAGACAATTGAACATGGTGGGGATGGTCTTGAAACAGACGTCACCATTAG CTATGATGGAGTTCCTTTCCTCATGCATGACAGCACCTTGAGGAGGACAACTAACATCAAGGAGGTCTACCCCAATGACACTGCTCAAAATGCCGCGCTGTTCTCCTGGGATACCCTGGAGGAGTTAAATGCTGGAACATGGTTTCTTAAG GACAAACCATTTTCATGCATGAGCTCACTGTCAAGGGCAGATCAAAACCAGGCAATGAATCAGTCAATTTACAAGCTAAGTAATTTCTTGCGCCTCGCAGACAGTCAGAATAAACTTGTGATATTTGATCTCTACCGTCCTCCAGAGAAACATCCTTACAGGAATTCATGGATCAACAGAACCCTGGAAGTCATCCTCAATGAGTCAGGGATTAGACCCCATCTG GTCCTATGGCTGCAGAATGACATGAGGTCCTTTGTTCAATCTGTCGCTCCTGGCTTTCAGCAGACAGTGGGCAGTAAGGCCCCGGTTGAAGACCTATTGATGGACAATATTGTCAAACTCAATCTGGCCTACACAGAAATGTCCAGTGAAGATATCCG gaaatatgCTGAGGCAAACATCACCACCAACCTCTATGTGGTCAACGAGCCATGGCTTTTCTCCCTGGCGTGGTGTTCTGGGGCACACTCTGTGACCACCAATGCTGTCCACATGCTGAAGAATCTCAGCCAGCCACTCTTCCTCATG ACTCCGCAGCAGTACAACATCATGTGGATCCTGACAGATCTGACCTCTGTGCTCCTCATCTCACTTATCTTTGCTCTGCACTG